The proteins below come from a single Mucilaginibacter mali genomic window:
- a CDS encoding PSP1 domain-containing protein, which translates to MGCGSCSTGGGCTPAGCKSNGACLTNGCSKLDVYDWLSHMDMPANYKPFQIVEIKFKGSRKDFYLNQDNIYLEAGELVAVETATGGYDIGHVSLTGELVRMQMTKRHVKEADVAKKIYRKATEADVNKWKLAKDLEWETMHKARTLALQLNLSMKLSDVDYQGDKTKATFYYTAEGRVDFRELIKKMAEQFRIRIEMRQIGMRQEASRLGGIGSCGRELCCSTWLTDFKTVSTAAARYQNLSLNTLKLAGQCGKLKCCLNYELDTYMDALKHIPDNVNILKTERGDARLQKTDIFKRLMWFSLPGEEAWLPIKASRVKEIQKMNREGIIPPDLGEPVEIVTPVAKALDYENVVGQDSLTRLDERSRNRNKNKNKKGGQGDGRPQQQSGGNQQRGDQQARQQNQQPKQQNQQRQGGQQPQQNRGGQPQQQGGGNQQGGNQQPRQQQNRPQGQQPRQPNPQQPKAEGAAPLAEGAQQAQQPRDPNAPERNSNNKRRNKNRNKNRNNNNGNANSNEAGA; encoded by the coding sequence CGGCGCGTGCCTTACAAATGGATGCAGCAAACTGGATGTTTACGACTGGCTGTCGCATATGGACATGCCGGCTAATTATAAGCCTTTTCAAATTGTTGAAATAAAATTCAAGGGTTCGCGAAAGGATTTTTACCTTAACCAGGATAATATTTACCTGGAGGCGGGCGAACTGGTGGCTGTAGAAACGGCTACCGGCGGCTACGATATTGGCCACGTATCGCTCACCGGCGAACTGGTGCGCATGCAAATGACCAAGCGTCATGTTAAGGAAGCCGATGTTGCCAAAAAGATCTACCGCAAGGCTACCGAAGCCGATGTGAACAAGTGGAAACTGGCGAAAGACCTGGAATGGGAAACCATGCACAAGGCCCGCACGCTGGCCCTGCAATTAAACCTGAGCATGAAGCTAAGCGATGTGGATTACCAGGGCGATAAAACCAAAGCTACCTTTTATTATACCGCCGAAGGCCGTGTGGATTTTCGTGAGCTGATCAAAAAAATGGCCGAGCAGTTCCGTATCCGTATAGAGATGCGGCAGATAGGCATGAGGCAGGAAGCAAGCCGTTTAGGTGGTATCGGATCCTGCGGTCGCGAGTTATGCTGCAGCACCTGGTTAACCGATTTTAAAACAGTATCTACCGCCGCGGCGCGTTACCAAAACCTGTCGCTTAATACCCTTAAACTGGCAGGCCAGTGCGGCAAGCTAAAGTGCTGCCTGAACTACGAGCTGGATACTTATATGGATGCGCTGAAGCATATCCCCGATAATGTAAATATCCTAAAGACCGAGCGTGGTGATGCCCGCCTGCAAAAGACAGATATTTTTAAACGCCTGATGTGGTTCAGCCTGCCTGGCGAAGAGGCCTGGCTGCCTATAAAAGCAAGCCGAGTTAAAGAGATCCAAAAAATGAACCGTGAGGGTATTATCCCTCCCGACTTAGGTGAACCGGTAGAGATAGTGACACCTGTAGCCAAAGCGCTGGATTACGAGAACGTGGTAGGCCAGGATAGCCTTACCCGTTTGGATGAGCGCAGCCGCAACCGCAATAAAAACAAGAACAAGAAAGGCGGGCAAGGCGATGGCAGGCCGCAGCAACAAAGTGGTGGCAATCAGCAACGCGGTGATCAACAAGCCCGCCAGCAGAACCAGCAGCCTAAGCAGCAAAATCAGCAAAGGCAGGGTGGTCAGCAGCCGCAGCAAAACAGGGGCGGGCAGCCACAGCAACAAGGTGGCGGTAACCAGCAGGGGGGTAATCAACAGCCTCGTCAGCAGCAGAACCGTCCACAGGGACAGCAGCCAAGGCAACCAAACCCACAGCAACCAAAGGCAGAGGGCGCGGCTCCGCTGGCAGAGGGTGCACAGCAGGCCCAGCAGCCCCGCGATCCGAATGCGCCTGAAAGAAACAGCAACAATAAACGACGCAACAAGAACCGCAATAAAAACCGTAACAACAATAACGGCAATGCCAACAGCAATGAAGCAGGCGCGTAA
- a CDS encoding gliding motility lipoprotein GldH, with product MFLWVATLLTGCSDPKAVFDQNTMIANHNWGYVNNVVYNVPITDNSVPYNLYFNLRVTGDYKYANMFVLLHTTGPDKKPHVMRYELKLAAQTGEWLGSGSGNLYSYQIPFEGHFKFPAKGTYRFVIEQNMRDNPLHEVSDVGLRVEKAE from the coding sequence ATGTTTTTATGGGTTGCAACTCTGCTAACAGGTTGCAGCGACCCCAAAGCGGTATTTGATCAGAACACCATGATCGCCAACCACAACTGGGGGTATGTAAACAACGTGGTGTACAATGTGCCGATAACCGATAACTCGGTACCCTACAACCTGTACTTCAACCTGCGTGTTACCGGCGATTATAAGTACGCCAACATGTTTGTGCTGCTGCATACCACCGGTCCGGATAAAAAACCCCATGTAATGCGCTACGAACTGAAGCTGGCCGCACAAACCGGCGAGTGGCTGGGCAGCGGTTCAGGCAATTTATACAGCTACCAGATCCCGTTTGAGGGGCATTTTAAATTCCCGGCTAAGGGTACTTACCGTTTTGTGATAGAGCAAAATATGCGCGATAACCCCCTGCACGAGGTGAGCGATGTGGGGTTAAGAGTGGAAAAAGCGGAGTAG
- the rmuC gene encoding DNA recombination protein RmuC produces MNAIILGAAIFILLIAVILFLKKPKALDAVSADELQRLRTDAEQLRISLAKAEERASGLAIERDKADRNLHEERLRYEAIVRDLNQELLAEKSRMTKAEEAFKAQRERLAEQELYMQEIQQKFKLEFENVANKLLEEKSQKFTETNRNSLDLLLNPLKENIKLFEEKVEKVYKAESDERNVLKGEISKLMELNRQISEEAGNLTRALKADTKKQGNWGEVILDRLLEASGLLEGESYTKQGKGLGLADEDGNRFQPDVIINLPDNKHIVIDSKVSLLAYERLVNCDTDEDRETFLKQHIISIKSHINGLGGKNYQDLYGINSPDFVLLFVPIESSFAIAVQREAELFEFAWNKKVVVVTPSTLLATLKTVASIWKQEQQTRNAIDIATKAGALYDKFVGFIADLKKIGDNIDRSRDAYQDAFNKLSAGNGNLIGRVEVLRKLGAKNTKLIDQKFIEE; encoded by the coding sequence ATGAATGCGATAATTTTAGGTGCGGCGATATTTATCCTGCTGATAGCGGTCATACTTTTCCTCAAAAAGCCAAAGGCATTGGATGCTGTCTCGGCCGATGAACTGCAACGTTTACGTACCGACGCCGAACAACTGCGCATCAGCCTGGCCAAAGCCGAGGAACGCGCCAGCGGCCTTGCCATCGAGCGCGATAAAGCCGACCGCAATCTGCACGAGGAACGCCTGCGCTACGAAGCCATAGTGCGCGACCTGAACCAGGAACTGCTGGCCGAAAAAAGCCGAATGACCAAGGCCGAAGAGGCCTTTAAAGCCCAGCGCGAACGCCTGGCCGAACAGGAACTGTACATGCAGGAGATACAGCAAAAATTCAAACTGGAATTTGAGAACGTAGCCAATAAACTGCTGGAAGAAAAGTCGCAAAAGTTTACCGAGACCAACCGCAACAGCCTGGACCTATTGCTGAACCCGTTGAAAGAGAATATCAAGCTATTTGAAGAAAAGGTAGAGAAGGTTTACAAAGCCGAATCGGACGAACGCAACGTGCTGAAAGGCGAGATCTCTAAATTGATGGAACTTAACCGCCAGATCAGCGAAGAGGCTGGCAACCTAACCCGCGCGTTAAAAGCAGATACCAAAAAACAAGGCAACTGGGGCGAGGTGATCCTGGACCGCCTGCTGGAAGCATCGGGACTTTTAGAGGGCGAAAGCTACACCAAGCAAGGCAAAGGCCTGGGCCTGGCCGATGAGGATGGCAACCGTTTCCAGCCCGATGTGATCATCAACCTGCCCGATAATAAGCATATCGTTATCGATTCGAAAGTATCGTTGCTGGCTTACGAGCGACTGGTGAATTGCGATACCGACGAGGACCGCGAGACTTTCCTTAAACAGCACATCATCTCCATTAAATCGCATATTAACGGGCTGGGCGGCAAAAACTACCAGGACCTATACGGCATCAACTCGCCTGATTTTGTGCTGCTGTTTGTGCCTATAGAATCGTCGTTCGCCATTGCCGTACAGCGCGAAGCCGAACTGTTTGAGTTCGCCTGGAACAAAAAGGTGGTGGTGGTAACACCGTCTACCCTGCTGGCTACGCTAAAAACGGTAGCCTCTATCTGGAAACAGGAGCAGCAGACCCGCAACGCCATCGATATTGCTACCAAAGCCGGCGCCCTTTACGATAAGTTTGTGGGCTTTATAGCCGACCTGAAAAAGATAGGCGACAATATAGACCGCTCGCGCGATGCCTACCAGGATGCTTTTAACAAATTATCGGCCGGAAACGGCAACCTGATCGGCAGGGTAGAGGTGCTGCGCAAGTTGGGTGCGAAGAATACTAAACTGATCGATCAGAAGTTTATTGAGGAATAG
- a CDS encoding DUF6427 family protein has protein sequence MISVFRNFNPINVLWLVIMLVLTRICYLYTGPAQVELTLVESFARSLLPLNYVDMISLPLNMLLAGILVLAQAILLNYVVNHYNLISKPSFLPALMYVTVSGLFTPFLTVSPPLICNFLVIWMVFKLLSFYKGGDVKSTTYDLGMIVALGSIFYLPYIYLFLVIWIALLIFRPFDWRDWVAAIMGYVTVFFFLAVFYYLTDRIHSFYQIWVPLGSKFPNSIHIFNYKNYLLLIPVAVILVLCLFRLRANFFKSFILVRKSFQMFFSIFIVAGLAFYIKADFRLNHFLLCAVPISVFFAYYFLHATTRWIYESLYFLLLVGIIYFQF, from the coding sequence ATGATCTCGGTATTCAGGAATTTTAATCCCATTAATGTTTTGTGGCTGGTAATTATGCTGGTGCTTACCCGTATATGCTATTTGTATACCGGCCCGGCACAGGTAGAGCTAACACTGGTCGAGTCGTTCGCCCGTTCGCTGCTGCCATTAAATTATGTAGATATGATAAGCCTGCCACTTAATATGCTGCTGGCGGGCATACTGGTATTGGCACAGGCTATCTTACTTAATTATGTGGTCAACCACTATAACCTCATCAGCAAACCATCATTTTTACCGGCGCTGATGTATGTTACGGTATCGGGTTTGTTTACGCCTTTTTTAACAGTCAGCCCGCCGCTTATCTGCAATTTTTTGGTGATATGGATGGTGTTTAAACTGCTGAGCTTTTACAAAGGTGGCGATGTAAAATCAACCACTTACGATCTGGGGATGATCGTGGCGCTGGGCAGTATTTTTTACCTGCCTTATATCTACCTGTTTTTGGTGATCTGGATAGCCCTGCTTATCTTCCGCCCGTTCGACTGGCGCGATTGGGTAGCCGCCATTATGGGGTATGTTACCGTATTCTTCTTCCTGGCCGTGTTTTATTATCTTACCGACAGGATCCACAGCTTTTACCAGATCTGGGTGCCGCTGGGCTCAAAGTTTCCTAACAGTATCCATATATTCAATTATAAAAACTATCTGCTGCTGATACCGGTGGCCGTTATTTTGGTGCTCTGTCTGTTTCGGTTGCGGGCCAATTTCTTTAAAAGCTTTATCCTGGTGCGTAAATCGTTCCAAATGTTCTTCAGCATTTTTATTGTAGCGGGCCTGGCGTTTTATATCAAGGCCGATTTCCGGCTGAACCATTTTTTGCTGTGCGCTGTGCCCATATCGGTGTTTTTTGCTTATTATTTTCTGCATGCAACCACCCGCTGGATATACGAGAGCCTGTACTTTTTACTATTGGTTGGCATCATTTACTTCCAGTTTTAA
- the purQ gene encoding phosphoribosylformylglycinamidine synthase subunit PurQ produces the protein MKFGVITFPGSNCDADIIYVLEKIMGQQVVPLWHKDHDLQGVDFVILPGGFSFGDYLRSGAIARFSPIMQEVIQFANRGGYVMGICNGFQILTEAGLLPGALLHNHHRKFICRNIYLKPQTTQSLLTAQLNQNEAYKIPIAHGEGNYFADADVLKSINDNDQVMFRYCDEFGNINADANPNGSLENIAGVTNISRNVFGLMPHPERAADTLVGNQDGLAIFESILSLVKA, from the coding sequence ATGAAATTTGGCGTAATTACATTCCCGGGGTCCAATTGCGATGCGGACATTATTTATGTTTTAGAAAAAATAATGGGCCAGCAGGTGGTTCCCCTGTGGCATAAAGACCATGATTTGCAGGGTGTTGACTTTGTGATCCTGCCCGGCGGCTTCTCTTTTGGCGACTATCTGCGTTCGGGCGCTATTGCCCGCTTCTCGCCGATAATGCAGGAGGTGATCCAGTTTGCAAACAGGGGTGGTTATGTAATGGGCATCTGCAATGGCTTCCAGATATTGACCGAGGCCGGCCTGTTACCGGGCGCGTTGCTGCACAACCATCACCGTAAATTTATTTGCCGTAACATTTATTTGAAACCGCAAACCACGCAATCATTACTGACCGCTCAGCTGAATCAAAACGAGGCCTATAAAATACCTATCGCCCATGGCGAGGGTAACTATTTTGCCGATGCCGATGTGCTGAAGTCCATTAACGATAACGACCAGGTGATGTTCCGTTACTGCGACGAGTTTGGTAATATCAATGCCGATGCTAATCCTAACGGTTCGCTGGAAAATATCGCGGGTGTTACCAATATCAGCCGTAACGTGTTTGGTTTAATGCCACACCCTGAGCGTGCTGCAGATACATTGGTAGGTAACCAGGACGGACTGGCCATTTTCGAATCGATATTATCGCTGGTTAAAGCCTAA
- a CDS encoding type III pantothenate kinase — protein sequence MASLVIDIGNSYTKAAVFEGNELLKVEYYQKPDLKQFNELIAGRDIGKAIISSVKKDKANWQDELSTRVPTVNFTRDMAVGINNHYRTPQTLGIDRLVAVMGARCLYPDAANLVIDAGTCITYDYVDAYGNYYGGSISPGLQMRFKAMHNYTSALPLVNADENFDSPFGYDTETAMRSGVQNGLIYEITGFIQSYAANSPAMNMILTGGDGIFFDTLLKNSIFAPYIKNEPYLVLKGLNAAIQQHND from the coding sequence ATGGCTTCGCTGGTTATCGATATCGGCAATAGCTATACCAAGGCCGCGGTTTTTGAGGGGAATGAACTGCTGAAAGTTGAGTACTACCAAAAGCCTGATCTAAAACAATTCAACGAATTGATTGCTGGTCGCGATATCGGCAAGGCTATCATTTCGTCGGTAAAAAAAGATAAGGCTAACTGGCAGGATGAGTTATCGACGCGGGTCCCAACGGTAAATTTTACCCGGGATATGGCGGTTGGCATTAACAATCACTATCGCACGCCGCAAACGCTGGGGATAGATCGCCTGGTGGCGGTTATGGGGGCGCGATGCCTTTACCCCGATGCAGCAAATTTGGTGATAGACGCCGGTACCTGCATCACCTACGATTATGTGGATGCCTACGGTAACTACTACGGCGGCAGCATATCGCCGGGATTGCAAATGCGGTTTAAGGCCATGCACAATTATACGTCGGCATTACCGTTAGTAAATGCGGACGAAAATTTTGACAGTCCGTTTGGTTACGATACCGAAACCGCCATGCGGTCGGGCGTGCAAAACGGACTGATATACGAGATTACAGGCTTTATACAAAGCTACGCGGCTAACAGCCCGGCTATGAATATGATACTAACCGGGGGCGACGGGATTTTTTTTGATACACTCTTAAAAAATAGCATCTTTGCCCCCTATATAAAAAATGAACCTTATTTGGTTTTAAAAGGATTAAACGCAGCTATACAACAGCATAATGATTAG
- a CDS encoding PorV/PorQ family protein, translating into MIRYFRALTVFLLSVAIVPAMAQSTATTSSPYSKYGLGLIDPILLPQNVAMGGIGTATNNINGYNNINPLNPSSYANIRFTAIDAGLYSNFVSFSKSGVPNQTSSNFRFSHVTFAMPVTQHSALSFGLMPYSELGYKYKQTLNRGYGTSSPADTNLTNNVYSGEGGLSKFYLGYGINVTKALTIGANASYIFGKLKQYSSTEYPQLYGVFNSRQEISNSIGGLNYDFGAQYTVTLAEDRHLVFGYSGSASTKLNTESTFLVSQYQIDASTGDEDVARDTTVNRKTPNGKIQLPMIHHFGVSYQLDRKFLVGADYSMGNWSKLSINGVNQGLQNSQSFNIGGQFNPNSNSLHSYWALVDYRFGAHFEKTYVTINNQDIKQMGVTFGLGLPLAANGSSFYKVNIAGDLGRRGTMSNGLIRETYFNLHLSFTLNDKWFQKYKFD; encoded by the coding sequence ATGATTAGATACTTCAGGGCTTTAACTGTTTTCTTACTGTCGGTTGCCATCGTTCCGGCAATGGCGCAATCAACCGCTACCACCAGTTCCCCTTATTCAAAATATGGTTTAGGCCTTATCGATCCTATTTTACTGCCGCAAAACGTGGCCATGGGCGGCATAGGTACAGCCACCAACAATATCAACGGTTACAACAACATCAACCCGTTAAATCCGTCATCGTACGCAAATATCCGCTTTACCGCTATCGACGCGGGTTTGTACAGCAATTTCGTTTCGTTCAGTAAATCGGGCGTACCTAATCAAACCAGTTCAAACTTCAGGTTTAGCCACGTTACTTTTGCTATGCCGGTAACACAGCATTCGGCTTTAAGCTTTGGCCTGATGCCTTACAGCGAACTGGGCTACAAATACAAACAAACGCTAAACCGCGGCTATGGCACATCATCGCCTGCCGATACCAACCTTACCAATAATGTTTACAGCGGCGAGGGTGGCTTATCTAAATTTTACCTGGGTTATGGTATAAATGTTACCAAAGCGCTTACTATCGGCGCCAATGCATCGTACATATTTGGTAAACTAAAACAATACAGCTCAACCGAGTATCCGCAGCTTTACGGCGTGTTTAACTCCCGCCAGGAGATCAGCAATTCCATCGGTGGTTTAAATTACGATTTCGGCGCGCAGTACACCGTTACTTTAGCCGAGGACAGGCACCTGGTGTTTGGCTACTCGGGTTCGGCGTCTACAAAATTAAATACCGAAAGCACCTTCCTGGTAAGCCAGTACCAGATTGATGCAAGCACCGGCGATGAGGATGTGGCCAGGGATACTACCGTAAACCGTAAAACGCCTAATGGTAAAATTCAGCTGCCAATGATTCATCATTTTGGGGTATCGTACCAGTTAGACCGTAAGTTTTTGGTAGGCGCCGATTACAGCATGGGCAATTGGTCTAAACTAAGCATCAACGGCGTAAACCAGGGTTTGCAAAACAGCCAAAGTTTTAACATTGGCGGTCAGTTTAATCCTAACTCAAACTCGCTGCACAGCTATTGGGCTTTGGTTGATTACCGTTTCGGCGCGCATTTCGAAAAAACTTACGTTACCATCAATAATCAGGATATTAAGCAAATGGGGGTAACCTTTGGTTTGGGTTTACCACTTGCCGCTAACGGCAGCAGCTTTTATAAGGTAAACATAGCCGGCGATCTGGGCCGTCGTGGTACCATGAGCAACGGGCTGATCAGGGAAACCTATTTTAACCTGCACTTAAGCTTCACGCTTAACGATAAGTGGTTCCAGAAATACAAGTTCGATTAA
- the lptC gene encoding LPS export ABC transporter periplasmic protein LptC, whose protein sequence is MQEGANHWLCVLLTAVVCPLLFSACSNDLKKIREISNREVNSPADTTRGVDAIYSDSAKVKARALAPLMLEYAPSKDIKEEYKLMPKGVTIIFFDEHQKETGRVVADTAYFYPLRKLFNLRKHVVITSIKGDVFTSEELNWDNGTDKITTNKPFEIKRANGDIGHGTSLVTNGRFDHYDVTNQTGIFTINRDLGQ, encoded by the coding sequence ATGCAGGAAGGGGCAAACCATTGGCTGTGTGTACTATTAACGGCTGTGGTGTGCCCCTTGCTTTTTAGCGCCTGCAGTAACGACTTGAAAAAAATTCGCGAAATATCTAACCGCGAAGTAAATAGCCCTGCAGATACCACCCGCGGCGTAGATGCCATCTACAGCGATTCGGCCAAAGTTAAGGCGCGCGCGCTTGCCCCCCTGATGCTGGAGTATGCCCCAAGCAAAGATATTAAAGAAGAATATAAGCTGATGCCTAAAGGGGTAACCATTATTTTTTTTGATGAACACCAGAAGGAGACGGGTAGGGTAGTGGCGGATACCGCTTATTTTTACCCGCTGCGCAAGCTGTTCAATTTGCGCAAACACGTAGTGATCACCAGCATCAAAGGCGATGTTTTTACGTCGGAAGAATTGAACTGGGATAATGGTACCGATAAAATAACTACAAATAAGCCGTTTGAAATAAAAAGAGCCAACGGCGATATAGGGCATGGCACCAGTTTAGTAACTAACGGAAGATTTGACCACTACGATGTAACAAATCAAACCGGTATTTTTACCATCAACCGCGATCTGGGCCAATAA
- a CDS encoding peptidylprolyl isomerase gives MGKILAIVIGVALTAFIIGEVARSGSSFMRDSRNEIGEVSGEKVPYDQFSKKVDQNTKNFLSQSGQSPTPQITGYIQETTWNQFISEIILKKEIEKLGLVVSTDETRSMISGNNPNQQIIQAFGDPKTGQIDKQRLNMFLTNVGAAKEDDPMKVQWKEFVSQMIESKKAEKYLALVRTGLYINSLDAKDDYEAKNKLVNFKYAQLDYASLPDAKVTLTDDDYSSYYNEHKAQFKNTQELRSFEYVAFNAAPSKEDTAAVKTEIDKLAADFKTATNDSLFVQLNADTKAPIVFQHKGQLEPKLDSVMFSAAKGTVYGPYFSNGSYKVAKLIDSRVGPDSVKASHILLNPATEGGVDKAKAKADSIKKLLAGGKSFADLAKQFSTDKGSADKGGDLGTFGRGAMVKEFDDAAFEGKKGDIKIVTTQFGVHILRIEDQKGSSKVVKVAIVDKPLEASNKTQSAAYAKAQAFLASLNKDNFTIESQKQGLAIKKADDVNGIASALPGLDNAREIVRWAFKADKGDFTDQVFTVGNQYVIPRLTEIKPEGTLSLDAVKKQIEPEVRQIAKGKQLAAKFEAAMSGASSIDAVAQKAGTPVVPVQNIVFANPVIPGLAAEYKVVGTVFGLPLHKLSKPVQGSHGVYVVQSDNFVTSGTFDKAAQQKQQMQLSQMMLQRTDGQVFDALKDKANVKDYRAKFL, from the coding sequence ATGGGAAAGATCCTCGCAATAGTGATTGGTGTAGCGCTGACGGCTTTTATTATTGGCGAAGTAGCCAGGTCGGGCAGCTCATTCATGCGCGACTCGCGTAATGAAATTGGTGAAGTATCGGGCGAAAAGGTGCCTTACGACCAATTCTCGAAAAAAGTTGATCAGAACACTAAAAACTTCTTATCGCAATCGGGCCAAAGCCCTACGCCGCAAATTACCGGCTATATACAGGAAACCACCTGGAACCAGTTTATCAGCGAAATTATCCTGAAAAAGGAAATTGAAAAATTAGGTTTGGTAGTTAGTACCGACGAAACCCGCTCGATGATCAGCGGTAACAACCCTAACCAGCAAATTATACAGGCATTTGGCGATCCTAAAACCGGTCAGATTGACAAGCAACGCCTTAACATGTTCCTGACTAACGTAGGCGCTGCTAAGGAAGATGACCCGATGAAGGTTCAGTGGAAGGAATTTGTAAGCCAGATGATCGAATCGAAAAAGGCCGAGAAATACCTGGCGCTGGTACGCACCGGTTTATACATCAACTCGCTTGACGCTAAAGACGATTACGAAGCAAAAAACAAACTGGTTAACTTTAAATACGCCCAGCTGGATTATGCTTCGTTACCCGATGCAAAGGTAACCCTGACCGACGACGATTACAGCAGCTACTATAACGAGCACAAAGCACAGTTTAAAAACACACAAGAGCTGCGCAGCTTTGAATATGTAGCCTTTAACGCGGCGCCATCAAAAGAAGATACCGCAGCCGTTAAAACTGAAATAGACAAACTGGCGGCCGATTTTAAAACCGCTACTAACGACTCGCTTTTTGTTCAACTGAATGCGGATACCAAAGCACCAATTGTTTTTCAACACAAAGGCCAGCTTGAACCAAAGCTTGATTCTGTGATGTTCAGCGCCGCTAAGGGTACGGTTTATGGTCCTTATTTCAGTAATGGCAGCTATAAAGTGGCTAAACTTATCGATAGCCGCGTTGGTCCCGATTCGGTTAAAGCAAGCCACATCCTGTTAAATCCTGCAACCGAAGGCGGTGTTGATAAAGCTAAAGCCAAGGCCGATTCTATTAAGAAATTACTTGCTGGCGGTAAATCATTTGCCGATCTGGCCAAGCAATTCTCAACCGATAAGGGTTCTGCCGATAAAGGCGGCGACCTGGGTACATTTGGCCGCGGCGCAATGGTTAAGGAATTTGATGATGCAGCCTTTGAAGGTAAAAAAGGAGATATCAAGATTGTAACTACTCAGTTTGGTGTACACATCCTGCGTATCGAAGATCAAAAAGGTTCATCTAAAGTGGTAAAGGTTGCCATTGTTGATAAGCCGCTTGAAGCCAGCAACAAAACACAATCTGCCGCTTATGCTAAAGCGCAGGCGTTTTTAGCTTCGTTAAATAAAGATAACTTCACTATCGAAAGCCAAAAACAAGGCCTGGCTATTAAAAAAGCCGACGACGTTAATGGTATTGCAAGCGCATTGCCTGGTTTAGATAATGCCCGTGAAATTGTACGCTGGGCTTTCAAGGCCGATAAAGGCGACTTTACCGACCAGGTGTTTACCGTAGGTAACCAATATGTGATCCCGCGTTTAACCGAGATCAAGCCAGAAGGTACACTATCGCTGGATGCTGTTAAAAAACAGATAGAGCCGGAAGTTCGCCAAATTGCTAAAGGCAAGCAACTGGCCGCTAAGTTTGAAGCTGCCATGAGCGGCGCTTCATCTATCGATGCTGTTGCGCAAAAAGCCGGTACACCTGTTGTTCCGGTACAAAATATCGTTTTCGCCAATCCGGTTATCCCTGGTTTAGCTGCTGAATATAAAGTGGTTGGTACAGTTTTCGGCCTGCCGTTGCACAAGCTATCAAAACCTGTACAGGGTTCGCACGGTGTTTATGTGGTACAATCGGATAATTTTGTAACATCAGGAACGTTTGACAAGGCTGCACAGCAGAAACAGCAAATGCAGTTAAGCCAGATGATGCTGCAACGTACCGATGGCCAGGTGTTTGACGCGTTGAAAGATAAGGCGAATGTAAAAGATTACCGCGCCAAGTTCTTATAA
- a CDS encoding DUF2480 family protein: protein MDIQENIINKVALSGLVTLDPAAFYPPGERLVYDITDNLFHGLILKEKDFREFVKGHDWAQYTGKNIAITCTADAIVPAWAYMLLANRMAPYAREIVFGDAAVLETVLFEKAMAGVDLEQYRDQRVVIKGCGDIEVPTSAYVELTKRLTPIVKSLMFGEPCSTVPIYKRKD, encoded by the coding sequence ATGGATATCCAGGAAAATATAATTAATAAAGTTGCGCTGAGTGGCTTGGTTACGCTTGACCCCGCCGCTTTTTATCCGCCCGGCGAAAGATTGGTGTATGATATCACCGATAACCTGTTTCATGGCCTGATCCTGAAGGAAAAGGATTTTCGCGAATTTGTGAAAGGGCATGACTGGGCGCAATATACCGGCAAAAACATAGCTATAACCTGCACAGCCGACGCCATTGTACCGGCATGGGCTTACATGTTGTTGGCTAACCGGATGGCTCCTTACGCCCGCGAAATTGTATTTGGGGATGCGGCGGTATTGGAGACCGTTTTATTTGAAAAAGCGATGGCCGGCGTTGATCTTGAACAATATCGCGACCAAAGAGTAGTTATAAAGGGATGCGGTGATATAGAGGTGCCAACATCGGCCTATGTGGAGTTGACCAAAAGGTTAACCCCAATAGTAAAGAGTTTGATGTTTGGCGAACCATGTTCAACCGTGCCTATTTATAAACGTAAAGATTAA